The sequence AGCTGTCCATGCGCCGGAGGATGGCTTCCTGACGAACCTCCTGTCGGGCAGCTGGGCGCCCAGCGTCAATTTGCAGCAACAATAGGAGCGCCCGATCATGGCTGCTGATTTCGAGGAAGAGGGCCGGCTCGCGAATGAGACCGTCACCCGCCAGTCATCGAACCCCAATGTGATGCTGGGCGGCGTGGCTGTTCTCGCCGCCGCCGTCGTCATCGGCCTCATGTGGTACGCGTCCGGCCGCAAACAAACGAAGCCGCAGAACGCCGGCGACGAATCTTTTGCGACCGCCCGGCTACAGCCCGGCGCGACCTTCGACCGGCCTGCGCAGAAGGACGAGCCCGCCAGATTCGTGATTCCGGCTCCCCCAGTTACACCTCCGGTTCCTCAGCCTGCCGTTGTGGTCGCTCCCGCCGCAGAGCCCAGGCCGGACGACAGCGAGGCGCGACGCCTCGAAGAGCTCGAACGGCTGCGCAAAGAAGCCGAGGCGAAGCTGGAGGCTCGCCTTCGCTCGCCCATGCTCGCCATCAACGATAAGGAAGGAACGGCGTCCGTCGATCCTTCGGCGAGGGTTGGTATCGAAAAGGACGAAGAAGATCCCAATCGCCGCTTTCTTCGCAACGCCGAAAACGACGTGACCCGAGCTCGGGCGGTGAAGCACTCGCGCATCGACGCGCTCGTGCCGCAGGGCTTCATGATCCGCGGCGTCTTGGAAACGGGCATTCAGTCTGATCTCCCTGGCAACGTGCGCGCCTCTGTGAGCGAAGATGTTTATTCCTTCGACGGGCGCCGAGTCCTCATCCCCAAGGGCACGATGCTCACGGGCGAATATCGCTCGGGCGTCGTCCGGGGACAGTCTCGCGTTTTGATCATCT is a genomic window of Methylocystis sp. MJC1 containing:
- the virB10 gene encoding type IV secretion system protein VirB10; this translates as MAADFEEEGRLANETVTRQSSNPNVMLGGVAVLAAAVVIGLMWYASGRKQTKPQNAGDESFATARLQPGATFDRPAQKDEPARFVIPAPPVTPPVPQPAVVVAPAAEPRPDDSEARRLEELERLRKEAEAKLEARLRSPMLAINDKEGTASVDPSARVGIEKDEEDPNRRFLRNAENDVTRARAVKHSRIDALVPQGFMIRGVLETGIQSDLPGNVRASVSEDVYSFDGRRVLIPKGTMLTGEYRSGVVRGQSRVLIIWTRMLRADGVSLMLGSYGTDNLGRSGLEGEVDKHFLDRFGNAALLTLTGGVAQFVASLGQNQNQPANQQYAFDPVTGQLIPIAGTQNSTLLSARQIGAQAASQAITRMAEEALKDEIHIPPTIYVDQGTRILVFVKRDLDFSDLYADPVKEALYELKHPNKRARRDEDTALGDPAGVLPERGGAHTGLVTKP